The following DNA comes from Rhizobium lusitanum.
ACCCCCCATGAGAGTTAGCCCCACTTCATTTCGCCGGTGGCGACCTTGGAACCAATGTCCAGCGCAACGCCCATCCCGAGACCGGGGAAGCGTGCTTCCATCGCAGCCTTGAGCACGGCAGAGTCCTTGGTTTTGGCCAGTTCTTCCTCGAATGCCTTGAGGTAAGCAATGGTATGCTCGACGCCCGAAAGGTCGGTCGGCGCTTCCGGAGTCATATGTCCGGCAACAACGATCGCAGGCTTGCGCGCAGCAAGCTTTTCGAGAGTGCCGATCCAGGCGGCCCGCAGTTCAGCGCTGTTCGTGTCAGCCGTCCAGACGTGCACACCGTTGAAGATCATCACGCCGCCGAACACCGCGTTGAGGGACGGGACGAAGAGATAGCGCCGGTTGGCGAGCCCTTCCGCCTCGACGATCTCGATGGCCTCGCCATCGACGGTCAAAGAGCTGCCGCTGAAGGCTTCCGGTATGACGACATCGGCGAGCGTCTGCGGACCGTTTTCCTTGAGCTGCGGTCCCCAGACGGCCAGCTTCTTTTCGACACTGTCCTTAATGGCAGAAACAGCGGCTGGGGCTGCAATCACGCGCGCATCGGGAAAAGCCGCCTTGATCGGGCCGAGGCTGAAGTAATAGTCCGGATCGCTCTGACTGACATAGATCGTGGTGAGTTTCTTGCCGGTAGCCTTGATCGCCTCGGCGACGGCCTTGCCATCGGGGAGTGTGAAGCCGCCGTCTATCAACGCGGCTTCCGTCGCTCCGGAGACCAAGACGGGAGCACGGAAGAAGCCGTTCTGTCCGGCGGGAAAATGCTTCCAGGTGAGACCACCGGCTGCATGACCAAGGCCGGCGGGCGCAAAGACAGCGGTAACACCGGCTGCGAGCGTGGTTTTCATGATGGTTCTCCTAGTAAACATAGATGTCTCCCGGTGGTGGTTTGTGAATAGCGGGTGCGGTATAGGCCCGCACCTTTCCGGTTTGGCAGTTTCATCCGATGCGGCAATTGAGTCTTTCGCCGCAATGCCCCGCGCGCCAGGGGCATCCATTGTTCTAGGCGACCGGTTAGGGGTTTGGGCCGGCGCTTGGACGACCCGACCCGGTAAGCGCGTTAAGAAGCTCTGGGTTGGAGAACAACTCATTCGCCTGAACCAGACGGCGGCTCTGTCGGTCATCAACGATCAGTGCCGGAACCCCATCGACACGAAACCCCCGCATGGCGGTACGTCCAGCTTCAACCCGCCTGTGGTTCTCGGTCAGCAATTCCTGGTCCGGAACCCCAAGGCGGCTAGCAGCGACGCCAAGACCCGCATGGGTCAGAATATCCACAAGTTCGCGGGGGTCGGTCACGTCGCGACCCAATACATAGCGTGCCTCCTGAATGAGCCTCAGCGCATCGAGTTCGCGGGAAGGTTCCGTCAGAGCAACAGCTGTGAGTGCGAGAGTAGCCGGGCCTGAATCAAGAGAACTACCGAGCTTGCCAAGAACGTTCCTGCGGTATTGATCCGTGAAGGGTTGCCCCGTGATGCTGGCAATACGCTGGTCATGGGACCACGCATAGGCGGCAAAATGCGCATCCACCTCGCGCGCACCAGCCCCGGAGAATAACCCCACAGGGGCAAGTCCGATCGCCAGGTCGGGACTGGTCGCGAGCTCACCCAGTATTCGCGAGGCGCCATAGCACCAGCCACAGAGAGGATCGAAGAGATAGGTGATCTGGGGCTTGTCGTTCATATCTTCCTCGCTTTGTGCGGCAATACATACCACATGCGCATATGCCGCAAAAGATCGACAGAATACGACAGAATGTATGCTATAAGCTTACAATTAAGTGGGATCTGCTACCATGCCCGAAGCCATAAATCTGAACCGCCTCGCCTATTTTACTGCGGTTGTCGACACGGGGTCATTCACGCGGGCAGCCAAATATCTTGGTATTACCAAGGCCGTCGTAAGCAATCAGGTTGCGAAGCTGGAACAGGATATTGGCACCACCTTGCTGGTGCGGACCACGAGGCGCCTCCAACCGACCGAGGCGGGAGGAATCTTTCATGCGCGTTGCGTGTCGATCCTACGCGACGCCGAAGATGCTTTCGACGAACTGGCTGAGGCAAGGGTAGAACCAAAAGGGGTTTTGAGGATCACCGCACCCTATGATTATGGGACTTCGGTCATCGTGCCGCTGATAACCAAGTTCACTCTTCGATACCCCGCCTGCAAAGTTGAGCTGAGCCTGACCGATGAAACACTTGATCTGGTGGCGGCAAATATGGATATCGCGATCCGTGTCGGCTGGCTGGCGGACTCAAGCCTGCAAGCTCGGCGCATCGGTTCCTTTCGACAATTGCTCGTCGGCACGCCCGACCTTTCCGAACGGATAGCCGATATCAGCGTCCCGGAAGATTTGATTGCACTACCCTTTATCGCCAACACGGCGCTCCAGGAGCCGTTGCAGTGGTCCTTTTCGCGTGGAGACACCGACGCATACCTTGTACGTTTCTCAGCAGCCATCTCCATCAACACAACACCGGCCATTCTCGGAGCCGTCCGGGCTGGCGGTGGCCTTTCGATCGTGCCGGATTTCCTGGCGGAAAAATATCTGCAAAACGGACGACTTCTTCATGTCTTGCCGGAGTGGCACCTACCCTCGGGCGGGGTGTATACCGTTTATCCAGCAGCGCGTTTTCGTTCTCCGAAGGTCACGGCCTTTGTCGATATGCTGACAGAGTCGTTGCGACAATAATTTCAAGATCGACACATTTTAACAACGGACCTGAGCGCAGCCCAGTTGGCGAGTTGTTTTCGCTCAGGTGTCTATCGCCTGCCATTTCGGTCAATACCAGCAGCTGTTGGAGAATCAGTTTATCGTCGTCAGGGGGCCCTGGCTGATGGTTGCGATATGTGCTCCAGCCACGCGTCTGGGCCCTTGCGGCGGAACTGACTTCCAAGCAGACCGGATCGAGATAAATCGGCAACCCCTTGATACCAAGCGCCGACACTAAGGATTTCACGCGGCGCTGCGGGGGAGCTCCGAGTCTCGAGCA
Coding sequences within:
- a CDS encoding LysR family transcriptional regulator; this encodes MPEAINLNRLAYFTAVVDTGSFTRAAKYLGITKAVVSNQVAKLEQDIGTTLLVRTTRRLQPTEAGGIFHARCVSILRDAEDAFDELAEARVEPKGVLRITAPYDYGTSVIVPLITKFTLRYPACKVELSLTDETLDLVAANMDIAIRVGWLADSSLQARRIGSFRQLLVGTPDLSERIADISVPEDLIALPFIANTALQEPLQWSFSRGDTDAYLVRFSAAISINTTPAILGAVRAGGGLSIVPDFLAEKYLQNGRLLHVLPEWHLPSGGVYTVYPAARFRSPKVTAFVDMLTESLRQ
- a CDS encoding DsbA family protein; the encoded protein is MNDKPQITYLFDPLCGWCYGASRILGELATSPDLAIGLAPVGLFSGAGAREVDAHFAAYAWSHDQRIASITGQPFTDQYRRNVLGKLGSSLDSGPATLALTAVALTEPSRELDALRLIQEARYVLGRDVTDPRELVDILTHAGLGVAASRLGVPDQELLTENHRRVEAGRTAMRGFRVDGVPALIVDDRQSRRLVQANELFSNPELLNALTGSGRPSAGPNP
- a CDS encoding MBL fold metallo-hydrolase — encoded protein: MFTRRTIMKTTLAAGVTAVFAPAGLGHAAGGLTWKHFPAGQNGFFRAPVLVSGATEAALIDGGFTLPDGKAVAEAIKATGKKLTTIYVSQSDPDYYFSLGPIKAAFPDARVIAAPAAVSAIKDSVEKKLAVWGPQLKENGPQTLADVVIPEAFSGSSLTVDGEAIEIVEAEGLANRRYLFVPSLNAVFGGVMIFNGVHVWTADTNSAELRAAWIGTLEKLAARKPAIVVAGHMTPEAPTDLSGVEHTIAYLKAFEEELAKTKDSAVLKAAMEARFPGLGMGVALDIGSKVATGEMKWG